The genomic DNA TTGCTAAGGCCAGGAAGATTCGACAGAATAATATACGTACCACCACCAGACAAGGTTAGTAGGTTTGAGATACTTAAGGTGCATACTAGGAACGTGCCCTTAGGTAAGGATGTGGATCTATGGAGGCTAGCTGACCTACTTGAGTACTACACTGGGGCTGACATTGAGCTACTGGTTAGGGAGGCCGCATTAATGGCTCTTAGGGAGGATCCAAACGCAACTGAGGTCAATATGGAGGACTTCTCTAAGGCTATGAATAAGATTAGGGCCACCTTAACGCCAGAAATGATTAAGTTCTATGAGTCATGGTGGGACAGGTTTAAGACGAGTCAAGTTAGGGTTAGGGAGCAGAGGAAGGCTGAAATATTCATTTAATCTGCAAAACCTTTAATAAGCCTTATTTTTCACTAGGCTTGAATGAGTAAGCCATCATTCCCTCTTCACTACGTTATATACCAGTACCTTAAGATGAAGAAGGAGTCGTCGATTAAGGATTTAATGCAGGCTTTAAAGGCGTTCGGCTACGAGAATGTGGATGAGAGTGAAGTACTTAAGGTGTTGATGAGGCTTGAGTTAAATGGCCTAGTGGCTGTTAGCACTGATAGGAAGTATAAGTACTATATTAGGCTTAGGCAGTGATTACGTTGAGTTTAACTTAGTGAACCCCCTTTAACCTACCCTTGACTGCTTCAACGTCTGACTTAGTTACCTTAGTGTACTTGGTGAATAGGTGAATTGGAACGTAGGCAAACCTATCCTCCCTCCATGTTGGCCAAACCTTACCATCAATAGCTATCTTAGCTCCACAGAACCTGCACCTATTATCCTCAGTTAAGTTAACTTCAAGTATCTGGAATCCATTCCTCCTAATCACTACGTTACCGCAGTTGGGGCAGTAGGTGTTCTCAAGCTTATGACCTGGAACATTACCTAGGTAAACGTACCTAAACCCCATCCTTCTTGCTAATTCAGCATGCTTCTCAAGGGTCTTAACTGGAGTTGGCGGTAGGTTACTGAGCTTGTAGTCAGGGTGGAATCTGAGGAAGTGTATTGATACGTCTGGTCCCAGGTAATCCATGATTCTCTTAAGCATTTTCTCCGCGTCCTCAAGCTTATCCCCAATCTCAGGAACAACCAAGTCCGTTATCTCAACGTGAATCCCCTTATCCCTCATTTCCTTAATCGACTGGAATATTGGTTCAGGGTCAGGAACCATTGAGTACTTCCTTAAAAACTCCCTATTCGCATTACCCTTAATGTCAACTGTGGCGGCATCAAGAAACCTTGATAAGTAGTCAACAGCCTCATCAGTTAAGAAACCATTGGTGACGAAAGTATTGAATAAACCCCTCTTCCTAGCCAATAAACCAACGTCATGGGCAAACTCAGCGAAGACTGAGGGTTCATTATAAGTGTACGTTAAGCCCTGCGCCCCATAGCTCTCAGCGAGTTCAATAATAAGTTCCGGCGTTACCTCAAAACCCTCCCATAAACGTCTTTGGCTAATGTCAAAATTTTGGCAGAATTGGCAAGCCCAGGAGCAGCCATAGGTGGACATTGATAAGACACTTGAGCCTGGGTTAAAGTGGAAAAGAGGCTTCTTCTCAATAGGGTCAACGGCTATTGCTGATAATTTACCGTAAACAACCAGGAATAGCTTACCACCGAAGTTAGCCCTAACCCCACAGAACCCAACCTGCCCATCATTAAGCCTACACCGCCTAGCACAGGCAGTGCACATAACCACTCCTCCACCTAAATCACGCTGTAGTTCAGCCTCCTTCACACTTAACTAACTACCATAAGGGATTAATAAATCGTTCTGGCTATCCTCCCTATCCCTAGAAGGGTGGTTTAGCCCCTCGCTTGCGTCATCATTGGTCACGGCTGGGTGGTCAAGGTGGGCAGCAAAAAGTCATGGTGTAGACCAGTGGCTGAGAACTAAAATAATTATTAAGGATTAGTAAACCCTCGTCTATGAATGACGAAGCTTTAAGTACGGTCGTAAGGTATTAAAAGCTGGAATTGGTTAAAGTTAAGGATGAGAATCAAGCACCTCCTAATCCTGGTTATGGCATTAGCGGTGGCGTTAGTAGTAGTGGTAATGTTTAATGAAGTCTCTGGAGGTAAAGTTAACGTTTATGAGCCTAACCTTGGTTTAGGGGGATTCAGCATTAAGGTACCTATTTATGGAAATGGATCAACCATACCTAGTTCATACGCCTGCAATGGGGTTAACTTCACATCCTCACCACCCGTAATCATAAGCAATATTCCCCCAGGCACTAAGTCACTCATGGTTATTATGATTGATGTAGACGCCAACATGTTTATACACTGGGCCCTAATAAACGCACCACCAGTATCACTAATACCACCCAACCTACCTCACTCATTTAATACAAGCTTCGGTGAGCAGTTGATTAATGACTTCGGTAATGTGGGCTTCAATGGCCCCTGCCCACCCAGTAGGCACACGTACATTATCATAGTCTATGCCCTAGACTCCATGATTAACATTAAGGGTGGTAAGTACACTTACGTTCAATTAGTGGGTATGATTAAGAACCATGTTTTAGCCACTGCCCTATGGATTGGTTACTACGGTTAAGAAGAACGAGGACCATTAATTCATGGAGGCGAACTACTAATACGGCTAAGCCATGCTCTTAATAAAACGTAATTCACCATAATCATGCTCACGATGGTTAACATCATTGAGTCCAAAAATGATATGCTTAAAATTTGGCCACTGGTTAAGGGTATTAGGCTAACCACGTAGTCAACAAGCGGCTTCCAAGCATCCGTAATGTAGTAAAGTGTGAATAGGGCTATGGATAAGGCCATGTTGAGGACCATGGTTAATTTACCGGCCTTAGTGAGTCTTGCAATGAGTAGTGAAGCATACAGTAATTCCTCAATTACACCTAGGATTAGTGGTAATGTATACTGCGATGAAAGTAAAACTAAGGGTAGTAGTGAAGCTAGGCTAAGTGTAACGTATTCGCAGTATCTGGGCTTAATAATGAGCAGGAGCGGTAGTAGTGCAGCTAGTGGTATCAATGGTAAGTAGCCGGTAGTTACTATTAGAGCCATGCCGATAATAATCATTAAAATCAACGTAAGCCTGCAATTATCCATTTAAACCACCAAAGCCTCAATACCCCTCCTCCTCAATTGAATAACGTAATTAGCCTTCTCACTAGGTATTATTGCTAAGTGCCCTGCAGCGTTAATTATGAAGTAGTCCCACCCCTCCTCATTGAGCTTAGGATTAGGGTATATGACCCAGGCGGCTTCATCACTCGGTACATTAATTAACCTACTCAGTCTCCTAACCTCATCCTCATCCCTAGCCCATGAGTAAGCATCCACGAGCAAGCCCTCAATAAGGGGTACTTCACCCATACTTACGTTCACGCTCTCCGATATACCTGGTCCAATTAAAAGAACCCTAATTAACCCATGTTGCCTAGCCAGGTTCTCAAGAGCCATAAGAACCCTATCAATAGGCCTATCCTCATCCCCAATTAATAAATCAGGCAGTGCAGGTATAGATACTGTTAACCTAGTCGCCTCCTCGCTGTAATCCTTAGCTATCAGTGAATTAACCTTGGCTGATGATGGCCAATGTATCCTCGAAGCGGGCTTAGAGTAATCATACTCAATAAGCCCCCTATACTCCTCAGCTCCAGTTTCAATAAGCCTTGAGACCCCGGCTTCAGCATCCTTTAATGGCCCTGGCAGAACCATTACTGTTGCCTTCAATTGTTGGAACCTAGATAAGGATAATCCAGTTAAGGAATCATGCGTGATTAGTAGGAAGCCAAGCAACCTAGCCACACCACTCCACTTGAAGATTAACCCATCACCCTTAACCACCACATGCTTCGACACAATAGGCTTCACTTCAATACCAACTGGAGCCTTAACACTAATGCCCTCACCCCTATGTATTGCGTGGGCTGGAAGGTCAACTTTAATGCTCCTTAACTCCACCGTGCGTGACACGTACCATGAGAGTACGTAGGATGTGTAGAAGAGTAGGGCTAGGGAAGCTACTGTGGTTAATTGGGGTACACCATTTATGAAGCCTACGTAGGATACAATAACCATCACCAGTGGTTGAGCCACAGCCCTAACCTGGTCAATAACCTGGCGCCTGGTTACTACCCTTAACGCTGCCTTTAACTTACCTAATACACTTACCACAGTATCTTACCCTTCCTATTTCCTTATTAAACTAGCCTCAGGGGTTTCAACACCCCTTAATACGTCTTCAATAACCTTCTCGGGGCTAACTGATGAGGAGAAGATCCTGTGGGCTAACACGTATGGTGCAACCTTAATTACGTCCTCAGGAATCACGTAATTCCTCTCATGCATTAAAGCCCAAGCCCTAGCTAACCTACTGAGCATTTGAATAGCCCTAGTACTGGCTCCAAGCCTAACACCCTTATACTCCCTAGTTGCCCTCACCACGTTAACTATGTAGTTAGCCACTGGGCGAGTTAACTTAACCCCATCAACCTGGTCAATTAACTTGATTAATTCATCTATTGAAATAACCTGCCTAACTAATTCAACCTTACCCAGGTTAGTGTTCATGCTTATTTGAATCTCCTCATCGAAGCTTGGGTACGTTAAGTAAATCCTAGTCATGAACCTGTCCAGTTGAGCCTCAGGAAGAGGGTAAGTGCCGCTTAATTCCCTTGGGTCCTGGGTTGCAATAACCATGAATGGTTTAGGTAATTTAAAGGACTTCCCACCAATGGTAACCTGCCCCTCCTGCATGGCCTCAAGTAAACCAGCCTGAGTCTTAGGTGGGGCCCTATTAATCTCATCGGCTAGCACTATGTTTGCGAATATTGGCCCAAGCTTAACCTCGAAGTCATTTACCTTAGGGTTATAAACCACTGTACCAACCACGTCACTTGGAAGTAGATCTGGGGTAAATTGAATCCTACTGAAGCTTAGGCTAAGGGTCCTGGCGAAGGCCTTAGCTAAAGTTGTTTTACCAACCCCCGGTACACCCTCAAGTAGGACGTGGCCGCTTGCCAGTAGTGTCGCGAACATTACCATGGCCTCCTCCTCATAACCAATAATAACCTTAGATAACTCAGACAGCATCCTACTAAGCACCGTACCCACTGCTTGAGTATCACTCACCGTAAACACCCCTCGTGGTTAGGTAAAGGTATAGGTAATAAATTAGTAACGCCGGTAACACCAGGAGCGTGCTCACGCCAACGTAGTTGATTACACCATACTTAGTGAGTAATGCCCCTAACCCACCACCACTTGATGACACTGGTAAACCCCTGTAGGGCTTGAAGTCGATCCAACCACCGTAGTAGAACTCAACCCAAGGCAGGTAACCGTACTCCAAGTACTCCCCATCATACTTAACAGGTATTGTGCCTAAAACAACCCTAGCCGGATACCCTGAGGCCCTGTAAAGATACATGGCTGCGGCGCTAGCCACCAATGGACTCCATGGGTAATTCAAGGCGCTGCTTAAGGCTGCTTGAGTAGTCTCATTCCTAAATAACCTAAGTATGGCAGTAGCCTCCTCCATGGGTGTTGTGGCGTTCACCATTATGGGTAATTTAACGATGGATCTATACAGGAGCGCGTATGGGTCATTAATAACGGTAGGTTCAACACCAGTAACCCTGCAGACTTCAACACCATACCCTACCTCACTTACCGGGTTACTTACCGCAAGCACCTTACCGGGTTCAATTAGGAGTAGCTTAGATGAGGGGTTAGTGTACTTAACCTCAATGTACCGTGCAACCACGAATGATCCATTATCATTAACGGGCACTGGTATTGGTATTGCGGTTTCAGGGTGAGTGAAGTAGACGATTACATTATACACCCTGCAGTCGGTTACATTACCTGTAAACATTACTAAGGTATAGGGTGTGTCCTCGAAGGAAACTATAGGCTTCAACGTGTAGTTAAGGCTATAGCCCTTAGTTACATTATCAAACACATAGAACCTAAGGTAAAATGGTATGCTTGACTCAACCTTAGCCACCAATTCAGCTGACTTAGTGATTAGCAGTACGCTTGTTGGAAAAGCATTCCCAAGCCCCAACCCACCCCCGTAAGTGTACGTGTTGAAAACCCCACTGAAGTTTACCTCAAAGGGTATTGGTGTGGAGCCATTGAGTGTTAAGTTAATTGAGGTTAAGTTACGCACCACAGACGTATTGCCACTTAACCTAGCAGTAATGAGGCAATTAGTCCCAATAATGAATGTACCCGTATACCCTGCCCCCACTTGAACTGTGGCATTACTGCCCTTACTCGGTATGCTTACTGTAAGCAGTACCATGGGGCAGGTCATTGAAGCTTCATTAACCGTTAAGTTACCTGTGACGCCAACTACTAATCCATTGCTCGTTGAATTAATGAAGTAAGCCTTATTACCAAGAATGTACATTTTACCGAAGGCCCCCTCGCAGTAAGCTTCACCAAGTCTCATGAACTCCTCAGCGTAGTTACCTAGCAGCGTAACATTGTATACGTTTAAAACACCCTTAACTGGGGTTAACCTAAAGTTAGTGCCATTAAGGGCCATGTTGATTATTGTATTGTTTAGGTTAGGAACCATTAAGCATGATGCGTTCCCCATAATGGACAATAAGGCGTAAGTCATGAGCTTTAGGGAAAGTAATATTAACACCGCCTCAGTCACCTAATGTGTGAACATTAGGAAAGGCTATATATACTTTATTACAGTGGCGCTGATAGTCAGTGTAGTCGCCTCGCCGCTTCTGATGCCTCAGAATGAGACTAGTATAGCGTTAACACCCCTTAACTACTCCATTATCAGGTTCATTCCCCTAAACGTTAAGTACAATGGCTCCCTGGGGGTTCTAATTTTAACGGAGCCGATGGTCTCAAGCCTAATTAATGAGGCTCAAGTCCACTCAGCAATCAACACCACCCAGGCAATGGAATTTAGCGGATTCCTGGTGCTTAATAACAGGCCCTACTTAGCCTACGGTGTAATAGAGGTTAAGCATGAGGCCGTGGGCTTAACAAGGCTAGTAATATACATTAGCATAGCCTCACCCCTCAACCCCATTCAACAATCCCAAAGCCCTCAGGTTAATCAATCCTCACCCCCCAGTTCATTAAACGGTACGAGTGAGGAGTTAGTTAACCCCCTAGGTCCCATTAACCCCTACGTTAACCCTTATCTTGGTAATACAACAATGATTGGCCGCTTCATACCACCTGGTATAGAAAGGCGTGGTGAACCTTACGTTAACACTTCCGCTACTGTGACTAGTACGGTAAATAAAGTGGTTAATGGCTTCACTTCACCAGAATTAATAATACTACCTGCCCTGGCGTTAATTTCCGTAGCCCTCATTATCCTATCCATTAGTGAATTAAGGACTAATGAGGACTGCGCAGTCAATGGAATGAGGAGGGTGGTTAATAGGCTTAACAGGTTCCTTCAAATATATAAGCCTGACTTAACTAGAAGCGAACTATTGAAGTACATATCCTACTACACAAGCGACCGTGAACTAGTGCTTGAGGTGATCTCAACCTACGAGAGACACGTATACGCTGGGGAACCCGTAAACTGCAGGGAGTATAATAAGGCTGTTAAGGCGCTTATCAGGATGATTAGGAGAATGTAATAAAGTGAACAATGATCTACGTGTTCCCACATAATTCATGTATCCTCAAGTATATTGCAGCACCTGAAATGATGCGATTAACCCAGTATCTTGATCCAATACTTGGAAGCGTCCCTTAACACAACACTGTGTTGAATCTGCTCTAGGAACTCCCGTGGCGTTAACGGTATGACTTCAATAAAGTGCTTAAGCCCAAGATCCCACTGGATCTTATTAAGAACATCAAGCCTCTCTAGGAATCTCATCCCCTCGAAGTCCTCCGAAACTATGACTAAGTCAACATCACTTGTCCTTAACCAATCACCCCTAACGAAACTACCAAATAAGTAAGCTTCCCTAATCCTAAACCGTTCATTAACTTCCCTCAGGAATGATTCAACGTCCTTAAGAACTTCCCTCGGTATATTGTTTAACATACTCAACCACCCTCCTCGCCAGCTCTAAAGCCCTCCTTGCCTCAGCCTCATCAACAGACTCACTTGGTAATCCTCCGGCTGCATCAGGGTAGCATGTAACCGTGTAGTACTTATTCAATACGTATAATTGTCGTTCAAGATCACTTGGTAACGTGAAGCCTGACTCCTTAAGCACTCTGTATAATTCAGTAATTGTATGGATCTTCGGTGGATCCTCCCTACGTACGATGAAGAATAATGCTTTAAGAGCTTCCTCAACAGCCTGATGTGCGTGAAAGGCAACCCTAAACCACCTACTAGCCTTAAGCATTATATCAGCGTCGAACAAATCCTCCTCAGCAGCCCTAATCCAAAGTAAAGCCTCTCTACGCATTACGCATCAGTGTGTCTAGGGTAGATTAAAAATTAGTGCTCTTTAACGTTCACACTAGTACGAATTAATCATCACTAAGCTTAATAACTAACCGAGCTAATTTAGTAATTGTGGAGATACCTAAGGAGTTAATAAGAATAATTGAGGAGAAGGGTATTGATGTAGTCGACTTAGTACTAAGTGCAATATCGAGAAGTGACCCATCTGAGAGCATAAAAATAAGGCTAGACTTAGCTAGGAAATACATGAGTGAGGCTAGAGAGTATTTAGTTAAGGGTGATGCTGTTCAGGCTAGTGAGAAGGCGTATAAGGCTGCTGAGGAGGTTATTAAGGCATTGGCTGAGAAGTATAATTTACCGGAATACCAAAACGCCTTAAAGGAAGGAAGATGGTACATCTACCAGTTAAGTTCCGTGGTTAATAAATTATCAGGGGCACTGGGTAACTGGGTAATAAGTGGCTGGAGTAGCGCTTATTTACTTCACGTGTGGGGTTTTCATGAAGCTAAGTTATCTGCAGATGACGTAACCGGGTATATGAGTGAGGTTGAGAAGATGATTAAGGAGGCTGAGAAAATACTAGCACCTTAATGGCTGACTAGGGTTTATTCGGGAAGGAGTTACATGAATCTCTCATGCCTCTGAACCTTGTCTTAAGGTTATTTCCTCACGATCCTGGGTATTAGGCCTGCCCTTATAGCGTGATCCACTAGGATTATTGCCGTCATTGCCTCAGCGGCTAGGATTGCCTTCGGGGCAGTGGATACGTCATACCTGCCGGTGAAGGTTATTGAGACTTCAGTCATCTTCTCAAGGTCAACGGTTCTTTGAGGCTTCCTAACGCTTGGAGTTGGCTTAAAGGCTACTCTAAACCTAATTGGTTCACCAATACTCATACCACCTAGTAGGCCACCAACCCTATTAGTCTCAAGCCTTGGTTTACCATTCCTAAGCACTATTTGGTCATTAGCCTCACTCCCCCTCATCCTAGCCAGCTTAAAGCCTAGGCCGAACTCAATACCTGTGGCGCTTGGTATCGACATCACTGCTTTGGCTAAGTCAGCCTTAAGCTTATCGAACACTGGTTCACCAAGCCCTGGAGGCACCTCGGTGGTTAACACTTCACCAATACCCCCAACACTATCCCCCTCTGTGGCTGTTTTCACTAGAACCTCTGTAGCCTTCTTAACCGCCTCATCATCAATCATCGGCAGGGGCTTCTCCCAAGACTTAACAACATCATTGAAGGTGTAGTCATCCCTACTTATTGACACACCCCCAAGCTCAATTAGGTGGCTTGAAACATTAACGTTAATCACCTGGTTAAGTATAGCCTTAGCCACAGCCCCAGCGGCAATCCTAGCTACAGTCTCCCTGCCACTAGCCCTACCCCCACCCCTAAAGTCATAGAGCCTACCGAACTTCAGGTACCAGGCTAAGTCAGCGTGACCTGGCCTAGGCTTCATCCAAATATCCATGTAGTAGTCTGACTTAGCCCTCCTATTCCAAATCACAATAGCCACCGGCGTACCGGTGGTTAACCCATCCTTAACCCCTGAAAGTACCTGAAACTCCTCATCCTCACAGCGGGGATTTAGTACTGGTATGTGGCAAAACCTCCTCCTGTTAAGCTCACTCCTAATGTAATCCTCACTCAACTGAACCCCGGCGGGAACCCCATCTATGACTACGCCTAATGCTGGTCCATGGCTCTCCCCGAAGGTTGTTACCTTGAAGGCTACTCCAATACTACTCACAGTGACGTATTAGTCTCAGGGATTTTAACAACTGCGTGTTTGCATTAAATAATTAAACAGTCTCAGTTGGCTCCCTCCTCTTAACCGTAATGCGTGAGAGGGTTAATTAACTCCCCTGGTTTAACCACGCTGCCTGGCTTAATGACGCTATTAGCCCCAACCCTAGCGCCCTCGCCTATTACTGCCCCAATCTTCCTATCCACCGTTGTTGTTAACGTTACTACGCCTGGCTCCACCACAGCCTTAGGTCCTATTAATGAGGCGCCTATGAATGATCCCCTACCTATTGTTGCCCTAGGCCCCACTATTGATTCAGTAACCTCGGCATTAGCGCCTATTACTGCCCCCTCCTCAATGGAGGTGTAGTTCCTGAGCAATACCCCTGTCCCCACGTAGGCCCCCCTACCAACGTAAACTGGTCCCCTTAGCGTGCAGTTATGGTCAAGGGTGGCTTCATCATCAATAACCACTAAACCCTCTATTGACGCCTTTGGTGATACCTTAGCCCTAGTGGATATTGTGGATTCCCTTAAACCTGAGAGCAGGTTCCTAGTTAAGTCAAGTAGACTC from Caldivirga sp. includes the following:
- the amrS gene encoding AmmeMemoRadiSam system radical SAM enzyme encodes the protein MKEAELQRDLGGGVVMCTACARRCRLNDGQVGFCGVRANFGGKLFLVVYGKLSAIAVDPIEKKPLFHFNPGSSVLSMSTYGCSWACQFCQNFDISQRRLWEGFEVTPELIIELAESYGAQGLTYTYNEPSVFAEFAHDVGLLARKRGLFNTFVTNGFLTDEAVDYLSRFLDAATVDIKGNANREFLRKYSMVPDPEPIFQSIKEMRDKGIHVEITDLVVPEIGDKLEDAEKMLKRIMDYLGPDVSIHFLRFHPDYKLSNLPPTPVKTLEKHAELARRMGFRYVYLGNVPGHKLENTYCPNCGNVVIRRNGFQILEVNLTEDNRCRFCGAKIAIDGKVWPTWREDRFAYVPIHLFTKYTKVTKSDVEAVKGRLKGVH
- a CDS encoding YbhB/YbcL family Raf kinase inhibitor-like protein — protein: MRIKHLLILVMALAVALVVVVMFNEVSGGKVNVYEPNLGLGGFSIKVPIYGNGSTIPSSYACNGVNFTSSPPVIISNIPPGTKSLMVIMIDVDANMFIHWALINAPPVSLIPPNLPHSFNTSFGEQLINDFGNVGFNGPCPPSRHTYIIIVYALDSMINIKGGKYTYVQLVGMIKNHVLATALWIGYYG
- a CDS encoding DUF58 domain-containing protein, which codes for MVSVLGKLKAALRVVTRRQVIDQVRAVAQPLVMVIVSYVGFINGVPQLTTVASLALLFYTSYVLSWYVSRTVELRSIKVDLPAHAIHRGEGISVKAPVGIEVKPIVSKHVVVKGDGLIFKWSGVARLLGFLLITHDSLTGLSLSRFQQLKATVMVLPGPLKDAEAGVSRLIETGAEEYRGLIEYDYSKPASRIHWPSSAKVNSLIAKDYSEEATRLTVSIPALPDLLIGDEDRPIDRVLMALENLARQHGLIRVLLIGPGISESVNVSMGEVPLIEGLLVDAYSWARDEDEVRRLSRLINVPSDEAAWVIYPNPKLNEEGWDYFIINAAGHLAIIPSEKANYVIQLRRRGIEALVV
- a CDS encoding MoxR family ATPase, yielding MSDTQAVGTVLSRMLSELSKVIIGYEEEAMVMFATLLASGHVLLEGVPGVGKTTLAKAFARTLSLSFSRIQFTPDLLPSDVVGTVVYNPKVNDFEVKLGPIFANIVLADEINRAPPKTQAGLLEAMQEGQVTIGGKSFKLPKPFMVIATQDPRELSGTYPLPEAQLDRFMTRIYLTYPSFDEEIQISMNTNLGKVELVRQVISIDELIKLIDQVDGVKLTRPVANYIVNVVRATREYKGVRLGASTRAIQMLSRLARAWALMHERNYVIPEDVIKVAPYVLAHRIFSSSVSPEKVIEDVLRGVETPEASLIRK
- a CDS encoding nucleotidyltransferase domain-containing protein, whose protein sequence is MLNNIPREVLKDVESFLREVNERFRIREAYLFGSFVRGDWLRTSDVDLVIVSEDFEGMRFLERLDVLNKIQWDLGLKHFIEVIPLTPREFLEQIQHSVVLRDASKYWIKILG
- a CDS encoding HEPN domain-containing protein; the protein is MRREALLWIRAAEEDLFDADIMLKASRWFRVAFHAHQAVEEALKALFFIVRREDPPKIHTITELYRVLKESGFTLPSDLERQLYVLNKYYTVTCYPDAAGGLPSESVDEAEARRALELARRVVEYVKQYTEGSS
- a CDS encoding PaREP1 family protein, encoding MPKELIRIIEEKGIDVVDLVLSAISRSDPSESIKIRLDLARKYMSEAREYLVKGDAVQASEKAYKAAEEVIKALAEKYNLPEYQNALKEGRWYIYQLSSVVNKLSGALGNWVISGWSSAYLLHVWGFHEAKLSADDVTGYMSEVEKMIKEAEKILAP
- the aroC gene encoding chorismate synthase, with amino-acid sequence MSSIGVAFKVTTFGESHGPALGVVIDGVPAGVQLSEDYIRSELNRRRFCHIPVLNPRCEDEEFQVLSGVKDGLTTGTPVAIVIWNRRAKSDYYMDIWMKPRPGHADLAWYLKFGRLYDFRGGGRASGRETVARIAAGAVAKAILNQVINVNVSSHLIELGGVSISRDDYTFNDVVKSWEKPLPMIDDEAVKKATEVLVKTATEGDSVGGIGEVLTTEVPPGLGEPVFDKLKADLAKAVMSIPSATGIEFGLGFKLARMRGSEANDQIVLRNGKPRLETNRVGGLLGGMSIGEPIRFRVAFKPTPSVRKPQRTVDLEKMTEVSITFTGRYDVSTAPKAILAAEAMTAIILVDHAIRAGLIPRIVRK